The Polynucleobacter sp. JS-Mosq-20-D10 region AGCTAGCAAGCAAGAGTTTCATGAAATGCTCTATGCGCTACCTATTAAAACCCCTGCTGCACACGATAGTTGGATCGGCGTAGTCTCGATGGGCAATCCTCATGCAGTGCAAGTGGTGGGCGATGTCGATAGTGCACCCGTTCTTGAAGAAGGCCCATCAATCGAAAAAGATGCGGTATTCCCAAAAAGAGTCAATGCGGGTTACATGCAAATTCTGAATCGAAATGAAATCAAGTTGCGTGTATTTGAGCGTGGCGCTGGCGAGACTTTAGCTTGTGGAACAGGTGCATGTGCTGCCGTAGTCTCAGGCATTCGTCGTGGCTTGCTCGCCTCCCCGGTGAAGGTGCGTACCCGTGGTGGCGATTTACAAATTGCCTGGGGTGGCATGATCAATGAAGTAGCGCAGCCCGTCATCATGACGGGTCCAGCAATGACCGTGTTCGAAGGCGAAGTAAAAATCTAATAGCGGAACTATGCAGCCCCTGAAACACCTATTTAATTAAACACCGTACTTCTCGCGATAAGCTTTCACCGCTGGCAGGTAACTTGTTAACTCCGCGTTGCTAGAGGCGGTTAAGAAAGCCATCAAGTCTGCCAAGTTGGCAATTGCTACCACCGGCAAGCCAAATTCTTGCTCCACCGCCTGGACTGCTGACATGCCTCCAATGTCAGTGGCAGTCCCTGACTTTTCCATGCGATCCAAGGCAATTAACACTGCTGTCGGCTCTGCACCTGCTTCACGAATGAGTTTCACAGACTCTCGAACAGACGTACCGGCAGAAATCACATCATCAATGATGACTACCTTACCCTTTACTGGGGCGCCCACTAATGAACCGCCCTCGCCATGGTCTTTTGCCTCTTTGCGGTTATAGGCATAAGGCACATTGCGACCCGTATCAGCTAAGGCGATCACAGTAGCAGCGGCCAATGTAATGCCTTTGTAGGCAGGTCCATAGAGCATGTCGTACTCGAGGCCAGACTCTTGCAAAGCCTTGGCGTAATAGCGGCCCAGCGCACTTAGACGGGCGCCATCATTAAATCCGCCCGCATTAAAGAAATAAGGGGAAAGGCGACCAGCTTTAGTTTTAAACTCCCCAAATGACAAAACATTTGCCTCCAGGGCAAATTGAATAAAGTTATCTTGATTAGAATTTTTTGAGCTCATAGGCCTATATGTTACGCATCATTTCTGCCAACCTCAACGGCATCCGCTCGGCGGTCAAAAAAGGCTTTATACCCTGGGCTGTAAGACAAAAGGCGGACTTTGTCTGCATGCAGGAGTTAAAAGCTCAGCAGGATGATCTGGAAGATTCCATCCTCAATCCAGATGGACTACACGGATTCTTTCATCATGCCGAGAAAAAGGGCTATAGCGGTTGTGGCATCTATACCCCACATAAGCCCGATAAGGTGCTCTATGGCTATGGCAATGTAGAGTTTGATGCTGAGGGTCGCTATGTCGAAGCTCGGTTCAAAAAGCTTTCAGTAATCTCGGTATACATGCCCTCAGGCTCAAGCTCGCCAGAAAGGCAGGAGGCTAAGTATCGCTATCTGGATTCTTTCTTGCCGCATCTAGTAGAACTCAAGAAATCGGGGCGTGAGATTGTGCTGTGCGGGGATGTCAATATTGCCCACAATGAGATTGATCTCAAGAACTGGAAAGGCAATCTCAAGAACTCTGGATTTTTGCCTGAAGAGCGCGCTTGGCTAACAAACCTGTTTAGCAAAGTTGGTTATGTAGATGTCTATAGAAAACTAGAGCCCGAGACTACTGATACCTGCTACACCTGGTGGAGTAATCGTGGTCAAGCCTATGCAAAGAATGTAGGCTGGCGTATCGACTATCACATCACCACCCCAGGAATAGCGGCAAGCGCTAAAAATACTGCCGTGTATAAAGATGAGCGCTTTTCAGATCACGCACCACTGACAGTAGATTACGACTGGTCTATTTAGCGATCTGTGAATCGTGCTTTTTAAATTCAACGACTTTGAAATGAATAGTGAGCCAAATCAGAATTAAGACTGGCGCACCAATAATCGCAGTGCTGATAAAAAAGCTTGGGTAGCCAAAGTGATTTACAAAGACGCCGGAGAATCCAGCCAACCACTTTGGCAATAAGAGCATCATCGAACTAAACAAGGCGTACTGCGTTGCGGAGTACTGAATATTCGTTAGTGCTGACAAGAAGGCAATGAAAGCGGCTGTGGCAATTCCAGAACTCAGATTGTCAGCAGAGATGACCCAGATCAAGCCATGCAAGTCATGGCCCTGAGTGGCAAGCCAAGCAAATAACACGTTGCTGACAGCCGATAAAATCGCACCTAGAAATAAAATCCGCATCACCCCAAAACGCAATGTCAGCACTCCACCAACGAAGGCGCCGACTAGTGTCATCACTACACCAAAGACCTTGCTCACTGCTGCCACCTCATCTTTGGTGTAACCCATGTCCACATAAAACGGGTTGGCCATAATTCCCATCACCACATCACTAATGCGATAGATAGCAATTAAAGACAAAATTAAAATAGCGTGCCAACCATAACGCTTAATAAAGTCTGCAAATGGCTCAATCAAAGTTTGATTTAGCCATGCTTTTGCATTACGTGCTTTAGTAAGCTCAATGCGAACGGGCTCTTTACTAAACAAGGTAGTGGCCACGCCTACACCAATCGAGAGCGCCATACAAAGATAAGCAAATTGCCAGGCGGCCGGATCATAGCCAGCGACACCAGATTCAGCGCGAGCAGCTAACCAGAGAACGCCTGCACCTGACCAAATTAAAGCCAGTCGATAGCCTGTTTGATAAGTAGCCGCTAAAGCTGCTTGATGATCACTATCTGCAGACTCAATCCGGAAGGCATCCAAAGCAATATCTTGCGTGGCAGAACCAAAGGCAACTAAGAGTGCGCACCATACAATCGGCGTAAGCTGTACTTTGGGATCTATGCTGGCCATGCCGACTAGGCCAATAATAATGAGTAGTTGCGCAAAAATTAGCCAGCTACGCCTTCTACCAAATAATCTTGAGAACAAGGGAATGGCAAGTCGATCTACTAAGGGAGCCCACATCCACTTAAACGCGTAAATCAAGCCAACCCAAGTGAGGTAACCAATCGTACTGCGATCAATGCCAGCTTCTCTTAGCCAAAAGCTCAGAGTTCCCAAAATAAGCAGTAGGGGTAGACCGGCGGAGAAGCCTAAGAAGAGCATTCGAAGACAAGGCCATTCGAGATAAACCCGAAAATCTTTTAGCCAGGACTGAGCGCTACTAAGCACGTCGAACGCGAAACAACGCTAGGCTTCCAAAAAGATTGGGCATCAAGGTAACTTGCCGCCCCTCATGCAAGATGCATTGATCCAGAATCTGCAGACCTAAGCTCGAGGCCAGCTTTTCAAAATCAGCAACAGTAAGAACGCGCACATTGGGTGTGTTGTACCACTGGTAAGGCAGGCTTTTAGAAACTGGCATACGGCCAAAGCCAACGGCTAGACGGTGTGACCAATGGCCAAAGTTCGGGAAAGAAACAATCGATTCCTTGCCAACCCGAACCACTTCACGCAAAATCTTTTCAGTTTCGTGAATGGTTTGCAAGGTCTGAGATAGCACAACCGTGTCAAAGCTATTGTTTTCAAACAATGCTAGGCCACCCTCTAAGTTTTGCTGAATCACATTCAAACTTTTTTGTACGCAAGAAAGTACACGCGCATCGTCAATTTCAACTCCGTAAGCATGAACGGGTTTTTGCTTTTGCAGATACTCTAAGAAGCTGCCATCACCGCAACCGAGATCAAGCACTTCACTATTAGGCGAAATCCAGTTCGCTATTGCGGCAAAGTCTGCGCGCTTCATGATTTAGCCTCTAGCATTTGTTCGAAATAAGCACGAATTAGATTGTGATAGCGAGGATCATCTAACAAGAAAGCATCGTGCCCATGCGGGGCATCAATTTCTGCATAACTAACTTCACTCTTATTGCTCAGTAAAGACTCCACAATCTCACGACTGCGATTGGGCGGGAAGCGCCAATCAGTAGAAAAACTCACAACCAAAAACTTAGCTTGTACTTCAGCCAAGGAGCGATTCAAGCTACCTTCATAACGACGAGAAGGATCAAAATAATCCAGCGCTCTAGTAATCAGCAAATACGTGTTGGCATCAAAGTAAGTAGAAAACTTATCACCTTGATGGCGTAAATAACTTTCAACCTCAAACTCAACATCAAAGCTAAAGCGATAGTCTTGGGATTCTCCATGGGGTCTTTGCAGCTCGCGCCCAAACTTTTCTGCCATGTCATCGTCAGATAAATAGGTGATATGCCCGACCATGCGAGCGATTTTTAGGCCGCGCTTTGGCACTACGCCATGCTCGTAGTAATTACCACCATGAAAATCTGGATCTGACAAAATCGCATTGCGTGCTACTTCATTAAATGCAATGTTCTGTGCGCTCAGTTTTGGTGTCGAGGCAATCACCAAGCAATGGGCAAGGCGTTTTGGGAACTGAATGGACCAAGCCAATGCCTGCATGCCGCCCAAGCTTCCACCCATTACCGCAGCAAAACGACGAATGCCTAATTTATCTGCCAAGCGCGCCTGGGTATTTACCCAATCTTCAACCGTAATGACCGGGAAGTCTGCACCATAAGGCTTGCTGGTGGCAGGATTGATGCTCATGGGCCCAGTGGATCCAAAGCAAGAGCCTAAATTATTAACGCCAATCACAAAGAAGCGATTTGTATCTACCGGCTTGCCCGGTCCAATCATGTTATCCCACCAGCCGATATCTTTTGCATCGTCTGGATTGGGGCCAGCCACATGGTGTGATGCATTGAGTGCATGACAAACCAGAACGGCATTACTTTTATCGGCATTGAGCTTGCCGTAAGTTTCAATAACTAAATCGTAGCTCGATAAAATGGCGCCACTTTGCAAAGGCAAGGGCTCGGCAAAATGAATGGTATTTCTAGAGAGATGTAGCTCGCTCATTCGGACAGAAGAATGCGAAGGCTGATATCAGAGGCTTCGGTTGGAAACTTCTTAAAGCCGCTACGAGCAAAGCGATGCCAACGGCCCAAAACATAACTCATCAACATCGTCGCACGAATGCTGACTTCATCTTGAGATACATTTGCCCACGAACCACCCTGGGTTTGAGCAATGCGCAGTGCCTGTTTTAAAGATGCCTCAACACGATCAAGCACTTGTGTAATGCGCTCTTGCAAGCGATCGTCTTCTTGCAGCAGAGCATCACCCAAAAGCACGCGAGTCATGCCGGGATTCTTTTCTGCAAAGAATAAGAGCATCTGCAAAATGCCACGTGCCTGTGCAAGCCCAGACTCTTCTTTTTGATTGATCTGATTAATCAGACCAAAAACCGTTTGCTCAATAAATGAAATCAAGCCCTCGAACATCTGCGCCTTACTGGCGAAATGCCGATAGAGCGCCGCTTCTGAGACTTGAATTTTTGCAGCTAATGCCGCAGTCGTTACACGCTCTCCCTTGGGGTTTTGCAACATCTCTGCCAACACTTGCAAAATCTGGAGGCGGCGCTCCCCTGGACGTGGGCGCTTGCGTGTCTTGCCCTCTTCGGCAGTTGTCGTCTCAATCTCTGAGGCGCTAGGGTCAAAAGAATCACGCATATTTATATCTCTTGTTCAACTCTTAACGGGAACGAATCATTGTTCCAAATGCTTGCTCTGTCAGAATCTCCAACAGTAAGGAGTGCTCGATTCGTCCATCAATGATATGCACTGAATTTACGCCGCTCTTTGCGGCGTCTAGTGCAGAAGAAATCTTTGGCAACATGCCACCAGAAATAGTACCGTCAGCAAATAAGCCATCAATTTCACGTGCAGTTAGGTCAGTTAAAAGCGTACCACTTTTATCCATCACACCAGGAATATTAGTCATCATGACTAATTTCTCTGCGTGCAAAATTTCTGCCATCTTGCCGGCTACCAAGTCAGCATTAATGTTGTAGGCCTGACCCTCTTCGCTAAATCCAATTGGAGAGATCACTGGAATAAAGGCATCATCCTGCAATGCTTTTACAACTGCAGGGTTAATCGCATCAATCTCACCAACAAAACCTAAATCAATAGTTCCGCCAGGCTTCTTTTCATCTGCAACCAGCATCTTTTTTGCACGAATCAAGCCGCCGTCTTTGCCAGTCAAGCCAACTGCCTGACCACCAAAGTGATTAATCAACATCACAATATCTTGCTGTACTTCGCCGCCGAGAACCCACTCCACCACTTCCATAGTCTCTTCATCGGTCACGCGCATGCCTTGAATAAAGGTACCAGTCTTACCAATCTTCTTCAGAGCTTCATCAATTTGTGGTCCGCCGCCATGCACCACTACTGGGTTCATACCAACTAGCTTAAGCAAAATGACATCGCGTGCAAAGCTTTCCTTCAGGCGCTCCTCAACCATTGCGTTTCCACCGTACTTAATCACAATAGTCTTACCGTGATAAGCACGAATGTAAGGCAATGCCTCGGCCAAAATCTCCGCCTTGAGTAAAGGGGGGATGTCACTAATAGATGGGGATTGCTTGGTCATTGCTGCTTTTATATTCGGTCTAGTAAATTAATCGCCAAACAACTTTTGACGCAGTTCACGCCGCTCTTGCGCCTCTAGAGAGAGATTGGCTGTTGGGCGTGCAATGAGACGGTTCAAGCCAATCGGCTCACCAGTCTCTTCACACCAACCATAATCACCGGACTCAATACGGGCTAAAGCCTGCTCTACTTTTTTTAATAGCTTGCGCTCGCGATCACGTGTGCGTAGCTCGAGAGCATGCTCTTCTTCAATCGTTGCGCGATCTGCCGGATCTGGAACCAAAATGTTTTCGCGTAAATGCTCTGTTGTTTCCGAAGCATTCTTCAGAATGTCGCCCTTTAAGGTCAATAGCTTCTGACGGAAAAAATCTAACTGGCCGGCATTCATATAGTCCTTTTCGGACATCTTGAGTAATTCAGCTTCTGTTAAAGGGGCACCTTTGGCAACTTTTGCGCTTGCTGCTTTACTAGGGGCTTTTGCTGCAGCCGTAGATTTCGTTGGTGTTTTTACCGTCATTTCATTCTTTCCATGGATCTAAATCATTATTGCTTCATTCTGCCAAAGTTTTACTACCCTTTTAGCCAATATTTATTAATATGGGCCGTGGCGCGGGATTGTACTTTAAATTTCCTAGACCAAACAGCCTTCAAGCCCAGCCAGCAGTGTGTCTTTGGGCAAATCTATCCCGATAAAGACCATACGGGTTTGCTTGGGCTCTGCACCCCATAAACCAGCCATATCGCTGCCCATCATCTGATGAACGCCCTGGAACACGACTTTTCGGTTACTACCCTTCACATAGAGGACGCCTTTGTAGCGCAACATCTTCTCTCCGAAGACCTCCAAAATACCGCCTAGGAAGTCCTCTAATTTTTTATGGTCAAAGGGTTTATCACTACGAAAAACGAAGGATTGAATGCGGTCTGTATGGCCTGCATGATCATGGTGATCATGGCTGTGATCGTGATGGTCATGACTGTGATCATGGCCACAAGTAGCGTGGTCATGATCGTCTTGCCCTAGGAAATGAGGATCAATATCGAGCTTCGCGTTTAAATTAAAGCCCTTAAGATCCAAAACGGCATCTAAAGGAACAACTCCTTTAGAGATCCCCTGAATCGGTGCACGGGGGTTCATATGCATTAGGCGATTACGCAAGGCGTCCACTACGGCAGGCGTCACTAAATCCGTCTTGGTAATGAAAATTTGATCCGCAAAGCCTACTTGGCGCTGTGCCTCTTCATGCTCATTCAGTTGTTGCGGGCCATGCTTGGCATCCACCAAAGTGACTACGGCATCAAGAACATAGTGGTCCGCTACGTCATCATCCATAAAGAAGGTTTGAGCAACTGGGCCTGGATTAGCCACTCCGGTGGTTTCAATGACCACGCGCTCAAAGCTAATTTTTTTATCCCTACGTTGCTCCCAAAGCTCATTCAGGGCTTCAACTAGGTCTCCACGAATGGTGCAGCAAATGCAGCCATTGCTCATTTGTACAATATTCTCTTGATTGTCTTGAACCAAGATGTCGTTATCGATATTTTCTTCGCCGAACTCGTTCTCAATCACGGCAATTTTTTTGCCATGCTGCTCAGTCAGAATATGTTTAAGCAAGGTGGTTTTGCCACTACCTAAAAAGCCTGTGAGAATTGTTACCGGAATTAACGCCATTTTTGATCCTATTAAAATCTATAAATACATTCCCTAAACGGGAAACCTTCTATCTTACCGAGTTCCTCAAGCTTTGCCGACTTTTGCACGAGGATGAGCCTGATCGTATGCCTGCGCTAAGTGCTGGAAATCTAAGGAGGTGTAAATCTGGGTGCTCGCGATACTGGCGTGCCCCAACATCTCCTGCACCGCCCTCAAATCCTGAGAAGACTGTAATACATGGCTAGCGAAGCTATGACGCATCATATGGGGATGAACATGGGTTGGCAGGCCCGCCCTCATTGCCAAAGTCCGCAAGCGCGCCTGAACCGTCCGGGGAGATAAGCGAGTGCCTGTTGCGGAAATAAATAAAGCCATCGATACATCTGCCTGCTCAAGCAGGTCTCGAGCAGCACGCCAGACTTTGAGAGATTGCATGGCAGGTCCGCCAATAGGAACTGAGCGACGCTTGCCGCCCTTCCCCAAAACTGTCACCTCTGCAGCTTGCCAATCCAGCCAGCCAGCAGACTCATGTTGACGGTCCTTGCTTTGCATCACATCAATTCCCAGCAGTTCTGATAAACGCAGGCCTGAGGAATACAGCAAATCGATGATTGCGGCGTCACGTATGGTCTCTAGATCCTTTTTTTCTTCAGCTTCTTTGACGGCCTGATTGACCAAGGAGAGCGCCTGCTCAACTGAAAGCGCTTTTGGCAAAGACTTCAAACGCTTAGGAGCTTTTACATCGTCAACAGGATTGGCAACTAAATTTGCAGTAATCCTGCCTGCCTGCGCATCACGGCGTTCATCTTTCTCGGTCAACCAGTCATACCAGCCACGCCAAGCAGAAAGCGCTCTTGCAATCGTGCGAGATGACTTTCCCTTTGAATGTAAGCGACCCGCCCAGCGACGCACATGAGCATTACTTACCTTTAATAACTCAATCGCATCATCTGCTGCCAGCACCTGCAATTCGCTCAGATCCATACGGTAGGCTTTAAGCGTATGTGGTGAGAGCTGCCTTAATACATGCAGCTCGTGCAAGTACTCCTGCACCAGGGGATGCAGATCAGCTAGTGCTTGGCTCATAAGCTTGGGTGCGATCCAAAGCTGCAGCGGTGAGTTCAGCAATCTGACGCAAATAGAACGCGCCCATATCTGCAGTAAAACGGGACTCGTCTTTGCTTGCTAACAAAAGTACTGCTGGCGATTGCGCTAGGCCAATACTTTTACCTAGTGGCAGGCCAATAGCCACCATGCTTTGCCACTCAGGATCGATAGTCACTTGGGTTGCCAATAAATCCACACTCGCTGCAGCTAGCTCTTTGGCAGAGCCGCATAGCGGCGTATCAATCCATGGGCCAAATGCGGTATTGGGTGACAAGAGCTGTGCGGACTCGACTTCAAACACCTCCGCTAAACCTGTGGTTACTGCAGACTCCACATCCGCCTTGGTGTTAGCGCGCATTAAACATAATAACCAAGCAACCAAGCTTTGCTGGGTTTTGTCATTACGACTACCAAAGTGAAGCATCTCACTTAAGCGACGATTGAGCTCTTGATTCTGTGTACGCAACAAAGTCATTTGGCGCTCTTGCAAAGAGATCGCACGATCCTCGTGGGGATGCTTTAAACGAATTTCATTTAAGAGATTGGCATAACGCTCAAAAAAACCTGGGGTAGCACGCAACCACTCTGCTACCAATTCTTCTTGCTCGGCTTGCTTAGGATCGATTGCGCTCATCTATCTCTTTCTCGCTTATTTTCTGATTTAACTTTTTTAGCTCAGCTTTTTACGCAGAAGCTCATTCACTTGCCCTGGATTAGCCTTGCCTTGAGAAGCCTTCATGATCTGACCCACCAAAGCATTGAATGCCTTTTCTTTGCCAGAGCGGAACTCTTCAACAGACTTCTCGTTAGCTGCCAACACCTTGTCAATCATGGCTTCAAGCTCACCACTATCACTAATCTGCTTCAAACCTTTAACATCAATCACTTGATCAACTGTGCTGATAGCTTTCCCTGCAACAGCCTCTTCCCACAAAATTGCGAAGATATCTTTTGCAATCTTGTTGGAAATCGTGCCGTCTGCTACACGAGTTAATAGCGGCGCTAAATGTTTAGCTTTTAATGGCGCATCTGCAGTAGCAACTCCCGCACGATTCAGAGATGAAGCAAACTCACCCGCAATTAGGTTAGCCGCAGCTTTAGCCAAAGACTTACCAACAATCGCTAGTAGCTCTTCAAATACCTTGGCAGTGTCGCGATCTTGCGTGAGTAGTTGCGTATCGTAGGCGCTTAAGCCAAATTCACTTTGCCACTGTTCACGAAGCTGCGCTGGTAAAGCCGGCATTTGGCTACGCACATCGGCAATCCAGGCATCATCAATCACTACCGGCAACAAATCCGGATCCGGAAAATAGCGATAGTCATTAGCGTCTTCTTTACTACGCATACTGCGGGTTTCTTGACGATCGGGATCGTATAGGCGGGTTTCTTGGACAACTTTGCCACCATCCTCAATCAATTCAATTTGTCTACGCACTTCGTATTGAATTGCCTCTTCCAAAAAGCGGAAGGAATTTAAGTTCTTAATTTCGCAACGGGTACCAAATTCTTTTTGGCCTACAGGTCGAACAGATACGTTGGCATCACAACGGAAAGAGCCTTCCTGCATATTGCCATCGCACACACCCAACCACATTACTAATGTATGTAATGCTTTTGCATATGCCACTGCTTCAGCTGCACTGCGCATCACTGGCTCGGTCACAATTTCCAGCAATGGTGTGCCGGCACGGTTTAAGTCGATGCCACTGGATGCTTCGCCATGTGGGCCCAAGAATCCCTCTTCATGAACTGACTTACCAGCATCCTCTTCCATATGGGCGCGCGTGAGCTCAACCACTTTGACTTGATCACCAACTAATATTTCGAGATGACCACCAACGACTATGGGAAGGTCCATCTGGCTAATTTGATAACCCTTTGGCAAGTCAGGATAGAAATAATTCTTGCGCGCAAAAATACTTGCTGGCGAAATCTTGGCATTGACTGCCAAACCAAAACGAATAGCATGCTCAACCGCTTGACGATTTAATACTGGTAATACCCCAGGTAAAGCCAAGTCAACTGCGCATGCTTGGGTATTTGGGCTAGCACCAAAACTCGTACTCGCCCCACTGAAAATTTTGGATTGTGTTTGTAACTGTGCGTGGGTCTCTAGACCGATAACGATTTCCCATTGCATCACGCCACCT contains the following coding sequences:
- a CDS encoding GTP-binding protein; its protein translation is MALIPVTILTGFLGSGKTTLLKHILTEQHGKKIAVIENEFGEENIDNDILVQDNQENIVQMSNGCICCTIRGDLVEALNELWEQRRDKKISFERVVIETTGVANPGPVAQTFFMDDDVADHYVLDAVVTLVDAKHGPQQLNEHEEAQRQVGFADQIFITKTDLVTPAVVDALRNRLMHMNPRAPIQGISKGVVPLDAVLDLKGFNLNAKLDIDPHFLGQDDHDHATCGHDHSHDHHDHSHDHHDHAGHTDRIQSFVFRSDKPFDHKKLEDFLGGILEVFGEKMLRYKGVLYVKGSNRKVVFQGVHQMMGSDMAGLWGAEPKQTRMVFIGIDLPKDTLLAGLEGCLV
- the dksA gene encoding RNA polymerase-binding protein DksA; amino-acid sequence: MSEKDYMNAGQLDFFRQKLLTLKGDILKNASETTEHLRENILVPDPADRATIEEEHALELRTRDRERKLLKKVEQALARIESGDYGWCEETGEPIGLNRLIARPTANLSLEAQERRELRQKLFGD
- the slmA gene encoding nucleoid occlusion factor SlmA, with the translated sequence MRDSFDPSASEIETTTAEEGKTRKRPRPGERRLQILQVLAEMLQNPKGERVTTAALAAKIQVSEAALYRHFASKAQMFEGLISFIEQTVFGLINQINQKEESGLAQARGILQMLLFFAEKNPGMTRVLLGDALLQEDDRLQERITQVLDRVEASLKQALRIAQTQGGSWANVSQDEVSIRATMLMSYVLGRWHRFARSGFKKFPTEASDISLRILLSE
- the metW gene encoding methionine biosynthesis protein MetW, whose product is MKRADFAAIANWISPNSEVLDLGCGDGSFLEYLQKQKPVHAYGVEIDDARVLSCVQKSLNVIQQNLEGGLALFENNSFDTVVLSQTLQTIHETEKILREVVRVGKESIVSFPNFGHWSHRLAVGFGRMPVSKSLPYQWYNTPNVRVLTVADFEKLASSLGLQILDQCILHEGRQVTLMPNLFGSLALFRVRRA
- a CDS encoding exodeoxyribonuclease III, translated to MLRIISANLNGIRSAVKKGFIPWAVRQKADFVCMQELKAQQDDLEDSILNPDGLHGFFHHAEKKGYSGCGIYTPHKPDKVLYGYGNVEFDAEGRYVEARFKKLSVISVYMPSGSSSPERQEAKYRYLDSFLPHLVELKKSGREIVLCGDVNIAHNEIDLKNWKGNLKNSGFLPEERAWLTNLFSKVGYVDVYRKLEPETTDTCYTWWSNRGQAYAKNVGWRIDYHITTPGIAASAKNTAVYKDERFSDHAPLTVDYDWSI
- a CDS encoding MFS transporter, whose protein sequence is MLSSAQSWLKDFRVYLEWPCLRMLFLGFSAGLPLLLILGTLSFWLREAGIDRSTIGYLTWVGLIYAFKWMWAPLVDRLAIPLFSRLFGRRRSWLIFAQLLIIIGLVGMASIDPKVQLTPIVWCALLVAFGSATQDIALDAFRIESADSDHQAALAATYQTGYRLALIWSGAGVLWLAARAESGVAGYDPAAWQFAYLCMALSIGVGVATTLFSKEPVRIELTKARNAKAWLNQTLIEPFADFIKRYGWHAILILSLIAIYRISDVVMGIMANPFYVDMGYTKDEVAAVSKVFGVVMTLVGAFVGGVLTLRFGVMRILFLGAILSAVSNVLFAWLATQGHDLHGLIWVISADNLSSGIATAAFIAFLSALTNIQYSATQYALFSSMMLLLPKWLAGFSGVFVNHFGYPSFFISTAIIGAPVLILIWLTIHFKVVEFKKHDSQIAK
- the argB gene encoding acetylglutamate kinase yields the protein MTKQSPSISDIPPLLKAEILAEALPYIRAYHGKTIVIKYGGNAMVEERLKESFARDVILLKLVGMNPVVVHGGGPQIDEALKKIGKTGTFIQGMRVTDEETMEVVEWVLGGEVQQDIVMLINHFGGQAVGLTGKDGGLIRAKKMLVADEKKPGGTIDLGFVGEIDAINPAVVKALQDDAFIPVISPIGFSEEGQAYNINADLVAGKMAEILHAEKLVMMTNIPGVMDKSGTLLTDLTAREIDGLFADGTISGGMLPKISSALDAAKSGVNSVHIIDGRIEHSLLLEILTEQAFGTMIRSR
- a CDS encoding tyrosine recombinase XerC, producing MSQALADLHPLVQEYLHELHVLRQLSPHTLKAYRMDLSELQVLAADDAIELLKVSNAHVRRWAGRLHSKGKSSRTIARALSAWRGWYDWLTEKDERRDAQAGRITANLVANPVDDVKAPKRLKSLPKALSVEQALSLVNQAVKEAEEKKDLETIRDAAIIDLLYSSGLRLSELLGIDVMQSKDRQHESAGWLDWQAAEVTVLGKGGKRRSVPIGGPAMQSLKVWRAARDLLEQADVSMALFISATGTRLSPRTVQARLRTLAMRAGLPTHVHPHMMRHSFASHVLQSSQDLRAVQEMLGHASIASTQIYTSLDFQHLAQAYDQAHPRAKVGKA
- the pyrE gene encoding orotate phosphoribosyltransferase, which encodes MSSKNSNQDNFIQFALEANVLSFGEFKTKAGRLSPYFFNAGGFNDGARLSALGRYYAKALQESGLEYDMLYGPAYKGITLAAATVIALADTGRNVPYAYNRKEAKDHGEGGSLVGAPVKGKVVIIDDVISAGTSVRESVKLIREAGAEPTAVLIALDRMEKSGTATDIGGMSAVQAVEQEFGLPVVAIANLADLMAFLTASSNAELTSYLPAVKAYREKYGV
- a CDS encoding DUF484 family protein yields the protein MSAIDPKQAEQEELVAEWLRATPGFFERYANLLNEIRLKHPHEDRAISLQERQMTLLRTQNQELNRRLSEMLHFGSRNDKTQQSLVAWLLCLMRANTKADVESAVTTGLAEVFEVESAQLLSPNTAFGPWIDTPLCGSAKELAAASVDLLATQVTIDPEWQSMVAIGLPLGKSIGLAQSPAVLLLASKDESRFTADMGAFYLRQIAELTAAALDRTQAYEPSTS
- a CDS encoding homoserine O-acetyltransferase is translated as MSELHLSRNTIHFAEPLPLQSGAILSSYDLVIETYGKLNADKSNAVLVCHALNASHHVAGPNPDDAKDIGWWDNMIGPGKPVDTNRFFVIGVNNLGSCFGSTGPMSINPATSKPYGADFPVITVEDWVNTQARLADKLGIRRFAAVMGGSLGGMQALAWSIQFPKRLAHCLVIASTPKLSAQNIAFNEVARNAILSDPDFHGGNYYEHGVVPKRGLKIARMVGHITYLSDDDMAEKFGRELQRPHGESQDYRFSFDVEFEVESYLRHQGDKFSTYFDANTYLLITRALDYFDPSRRYEGSLNRSLAEVQAKFLVVSFSTDWRFPPNRSREIVESLLSNKSEVSYAEIDAPHGHDAFLLDDPRYHNLIRAYFEQMLEAKS
- the dapF gene encoding diaminopimelate epimerase, which gives rise to MHGAGNDFIVLNGIDQDLSSVTRVQWQKLAHRQLGIGADQILLVEKATRPDADFRYRIFNADGGEVEQCGNGSRCFVRYVLDQGLSTKNPLRVEVAHTVLTLSSHDDGRVEVDMGAPIFEHEKIPFDASGLASKQEFHEMLYALPIKTPAAHDSWIGVVSMGNPHAVQVVGDVDSAPVLEEGPSIEKDAVFPKRVNAGYMQILNRNEIKLRVFERGAGETLACGTGACAAVVSGIRRGLLASPVKVRTRGGDLQIAWGGMINEVAQPVIMTGPAMTVFEGEVKI